The Stratiformator vulcanicus genome has a segment encoding these proteins:
- a CDS encoding CinA family protein, with translation MNHNSFPTELDNLAANLLEALRGSGDRLVLAESCTGGLIATAITRQPGASQVFAGSAVVYQEATKSAWLGIAPDFIDSHGVVSREVAQAMARGVLSSTPHATVALAVTGHLGPNAPAGQDGVIFIGTGSTDGQTAERYECRSLPQDDPLQLRRDRQIEVAAAVLRRARSTLVLP, from the coding sequence ATGAATCACAACTCATTTCCGACAGAGTTGGACAACCTCGCCGCAAACCTCTTGGAAGCACTCCGCGGAAGCGGGGATCGCCTCGTCCTTGCGGAGAGTTGCACCGGTGGATTGATCGCGACCGCGATCACACGGCAGCCGGGTGCGTCACAGGTTTTCGCGGGATCGGCGGTCGTCTACCAAGAGGCGACCAAGTCGGCCTGGCTTGGTATCGCCCCCGATTTCATCGACAGCCACGGGGTGGTCAGCCGGGAAGTCGCGCAGGCGATGGCCCGTGGCGTCTTGTCCTCAACCCCACACGCGACGGTGGCGCTGGCGGTCACCGGTCATCTCGGACCGAATGCCCCTGCCGGGCAGGACGGAGTTATCTTCATTGGAACAGGTTCGACAGACGGGCAAACCGCCGAGCGGTATGAGTGTCGAAGCCTTCCCCAAGACGATCCGCTTCAATTACGGCGAGACCGCCAAATCGAAGTCGCCGCGGCGGTGTTGAGGCGAGCCCGTTCGACGCTCGTGTTGCCATGA
- a CDS encoding glycosyltransferase family 4 protein translates to MRIAIVTAGGAGMFCGSCMHDNTWARALRDAGEDVTLIPLYTPIRVDEENLSTDRVFLGGINLYLDSQYHWWQRVPRWMKGMLDSPRLLNFASRLGVSNDAKQLGELTLVTLAGSEGPLKREIEPFVDFLIRDIQPDVVILSNALLAGVVPALREKYKGRLACVLQGDDIFVDALLPDYRSRVLERLAELGTYFDLFFTHSRYYADYMATYLSLPREKFRTLPLGIDLSPHHGLPREQPGEPFTVGYFARICREKGLQNLIPAFRAFREQHPTARLVAGGYLNPHDKPFFESIRKDAADLGDAFHYAGSPETLAEKIELLRSFDVLSVPTDYHEPKGLYVIEALANGVPVVQPRHGAFPELVEATGGGLLYAPGDLEEHAAHLSRLASEPELRHGHASRGHANVREHYGPDALVRATREALSQ, encoded by the coding sequence ATGCGTATCGCGATCGTGACTGCGGGTGGGGCCGGGATGTTTTGTGGGTCGTGCATGCACGACAACACCTGGGCGCGGGCCCTACGCGATGCGGGAGAAGATGTCACGCTGATCCCGCTTTACACACCGATCCGCGTTGATGAGGAGAACCTCAGCACCGACCGGGTCTTTCTGGGCGGCATCAATCTCTATCTCGACTCGCAGTACCACTGGTGGCAACGCGTGCCGCGCTGGATGAAGGGGATGCTTGACTCCCCACGGCTGCTGAACTTCGCATCACGGCTCGGCGTCAGCAATGATGCGAAACAGCTCGGCGAATTGACGCTTGTGACGCTGGCCGGCAGCGAAGGCCCCCTCAAGCGGGAGATCGAACCTTTCGTCGATTTTCTCATCCGCGACATTCAGCCCGATGTCGTAATTCTGAGCAACGCACTGCTCGCCGGTGTCGTCCCGGCACTGCGTGAAAAATATAAGGGCCGCCTCGCCTGTGTCTTGCAGGGGGATGACATTTTCGTCGATGCGCTCCTGCCCGACTACCGGTCACGCGTGCTTGAACGACTAGCTGAACTCGGCACCTATTTCGACCTGTTCTTCACGCACAGTCGCTACTACGCCGACTACATGGCGACTTACCTTTCGCTGCCGCGGGAGAAGTTTCGGACGCTGCCATTGGGAATCGATTTGTCGCCCCATCACGGCCTGCCGCGCGAGCAGCCGGGAGAACCGTTTACGGTGGGATATTTCGCGCGGATCTGTCGGGAGAAAGGCCTCCAAAATCTGATCCCCGCCTTTCGAGCGTTTCGCGAGCAACATCCGACCGCACGGCTCGTCGCCGGGGGTTATTTGAATCCCCACGACAAACCGTTCTTCGAGTCGATTCGCAAAGACGCCGCCGACCTCGGCGATGCTTTTCATTACGCCGGATCTCCTGAGACGCTGGCGGAAAAGATCGAGCTGCTCCGGTCTTTCGATGTGCTGTCCGTCCCGACCGATTACCATGAGCCGAAGGGGCTTTACGTCATCGAAGCGTTGGCCAACGGGGTTCCGGTGGTCCAACCAAGGCACGGCGCGTTTCCCGAATTAGTCGAAGCAACCGGTGGCGGACTCCTCTATGCACCGGGCGATCTCGAAGAACATGCGGCCCACCTGAGCCGACTCGCTTCCGAGCCGGAACTCCGCCACGGACACGCCTCCCGAGGCCACGCGAACGTCCGCGAACACTACGGGCCGGATGCACTCGTGCGGGCAACGCGCGAGGCGCTGAGCCAATAA
- a CDS encoding type IV pilus twitching motility protein PilT: protein MPHYREWTKSTFQIGKPIEIDKIFKAAVKLKCSDIHLQVGSPPIFRIKGGLKPLDMPPIDDDAMTKLTFPMMDQRNLDIFHRDGGADYAKVVEIDGENWRFRVNLFIQMGKVGMVARKVERSIPPFEKLGLPPVMEALCKFDQGMVLLAGVTGSGKSTTIGSMINWINQNMNKHILTIEDPIEFVYTSDNCLINQREIGMDVIDFHVAMKHAVREDPDIMLVGEMRDRETFETAIHAAETGHLVFGTIHASSAPGTIARILDLFPPMMHGAIRATMAMNMRAIVGQKLLKTIVDEPSRVPIVEIMRFNPSVKKFVAEQEDEKLYSVIYEREDGMQAFNHSLQHFLDQDIVSRAAAFEISPNPEQLKMWMKGITTKSS from the coding sequence ATGCCCCATTATCGAGAGTGGACGAAGTCGACCTTCCAGATCGGCAAGCCGATCGAAATCGACAAGATCTTCAAAGCGGCCGTCAAGCTGAAGTGCTCCGACATCCACCTGCAGGTGGGCAGTCCGCCGATCTTTCGCATCAAGGGTGGGCTCAAGCCGCTCGACATGCCGCCGATCGATGACGACGCGATGACCAAGCTGACCTTCCCGATGATGGACCAGCGGAATCTCGACATCTTTCATCGCGACGGCGGGGCCGACTACGCGAAGGTGGTCGAGATTGACGGCGAGAATTGGCGATTTCGAGTCAACCTGTTTATTCAGATGGGCAAGGTTGGGATGGTCGCTCGAAAGGTCGAGCGGTCGATTCCGCCGTTCGAAAAACTCGGGTTGCCCCCCGTGATGGAGGCCCTGTGCAAATTCGACCAGGGCATGGTGTTGCTCGCCGGCGTGACCGGGTCGGGCAAGTCGACCACCATCGGGTCGATGATCAACTGGATCAATCAGAATATGAACAAGCATATTTTGACGATCGAAGACCCGATCGAATTCGTCTACACGTCCGACAATTGCCTGATCAATCAGCGAGAGATCGGCATGGACGTGATCGACTTTCACGTGGCGATGAAGCACGCCGTGCGTGAAGACCCCGACATCATGCTCGTGGGCGAAATGCGTGACCGGGAAACATTCGAGACCGCCATTCACGCGGCCGAGACCGGTCACCTCGTGTTCGGGACGATTCACGCGTCGAGCGCCCCGGGTACGATCGCCCGTATTCTCGACCTGTTTCCTCCGATGATGCACGGAGCGATTCGCGCCACGATGGCAATGAATATGCGGGCGATCGTCGGCCAGAAGCTGCTCAAAACGATCGTCGATGAACCGTCCCGCGTCCCGATCGTCGAAATCATGCGGTTCAACCCGTCGGTCAAGAAGTTCGTCGCCGAGCAGGAAGACGAGAAGCTCTACAGCGTGATCTACGAGCGGGAAGACGGGATGCAGGCCTTCAACCACAGCCTGCAACACTTCTTGGATCAGGACATCGTCAGCCGGGCGGCCGCCTTCGAAATCTCACCAAACCCCGAACAACTCAAGATGTGGATGAAAGGGATCACCACGAAGTCGAGCTAG
- a CDS encoding transposase, which translates to MSIPSHGEALAYLITWTTYGTWLPGDDRGWVDKGVFRIEEPQPILREDSSARLKEKPLLLSRSQRALIERTIGDHCDHRKWMLHAVNARSNHAHVVVTAAAVPPKKVREEFKAWCTRRLKSEFDAKRTNWWTEGGSGRFINDEDHLEAAIRYVRDGQ; encoded by the coding sequence ATGTCGATACCCTCGCACGGTGAGGCACTCGCGTACCTCATCACGTGGACGACCTACGGGACGTGGCTGCCGGGGGATGATCGGGGATGGGTCGACAAAGGCGTGTTCCGAATTGAAGAGCCGCAGCCGATTCTGCGAGAAGACTCTTCGGCTCGGCTGAAAGAGAAACCGTTGCTGCTTTCGCGATCGCAACGAGCGCTGATCGAGCGGACGATCGGTGATCACTGCGACCATCGGAAATGGATGCTGCATGCGGTCAACGCACGCTCGAATCACGCGCATGTCGTGGTGACCGCGGCTGCCGTGCCACCGAAAAAGGTGCGCGAAGAGTTCAAGGCGTGGTGCACGCGGCGATTGAAGTCCGAGTTTGACGCAAAACGCACAAATTGGTGGACCGAAGGCGGCAGCGGACGGTTCATCAACGATGAAGACCACCTCGAAGCAGCGATCCGCTACGTCCGTGACGGGCAATGA
- a CDS encoding GspE/PulE family protein, whose product MTKSRTALTFFAICLTLVCVVHCFAMPASALAQQPAPAPAGVSAPAPPPQAPSLSHPAAFYRGNAPGLNGFYVNLFAFIPVLGLFFLWVKLSAWIDEDSDALKVRRDFWNSIVVVSGLVAFLLALIMPAILLGGAACLIVAGVPIGMYIVERNAQVPASGRVMTPRHLKKVANQTLGRFGVHFGEREGGVDLADVPIEFIGKSSQGGDREEDRSRQVKSSRGYQAAKELVYDAIQRRATDVHLEPSDGEMAIRLRIDGVMFPAEPFDMETGNAVINIFKVLGAMDITEKRRPQDGSFRAEVADRFVDFRSATQGTRYGQKISLRLLDQGNVVAQLAKLGMRKGLYEKISNVISEPHGLMLCCGPTGAGKSTTLYAGINSIDRYGKNIITIEDPVEYRMEGVNQIEINTKAGQTFAGTLRSVLRQDPDVVLVGEIRDAETAGIACQAANTGHMVLSTIHANDTITALFRLLELGVEPFMVANSLSGLIGQRLVRRLCPDCRVAYKPKPEFLQKVGIPPKKVDVFYKPPAGENDCETCGGTGFRGRIGVYEFLQMSDELSDLVREKASMNAIKAEARKNGMLSMREEGLRLIVRGVTSVDELLRVVK is encoded by the coding sequence ATGACGAAATCCCGAACCGCGCTGACGTTCTTTGCGATCTGCCTGACGCTTGTTTGCGTCGTGCATTGTTTTGCGATGCCTGCATCAGCACTCGCACAGCAACCCGCACCCGCCCCGGCGGGAGTGTCGGCCCCTGCCCCGCCGCCGCAAGCACCGTCCCTTTCTCATCCGGCCGCCTTCTACCGGGGCAATGCTCCCGGTCTGAACGGATTCTATGTGAATCTGTTTGCGTTCATCCCGGTCCTCGGGCTGTTCTTCCTGTGGGTCAAGCTGAGCGCCTGGATCGACGAAGATTCCGACGCACTCAAAGTTCGTCGCGATTTCTGGAATTCGATCGTGGTGGTCAGTGGTCTGGTGGCGTTCCTTCTGGCCCTGATCATGCCCGCGATCCTGCTCGGAGGCGCGGCCTGCCTGATCGTGGCGGGCGTCCCGATTGGCATGTATATCGTCGAACGTAATGCGCAGGTTCCCGCGTCGGGGCGCGTGATGACGCCGCGGCACTTGAAGAAAGTCGCCAATCAAACGCTCGGTCGATTCGGCGTCCACTTCGGTGAGCGTGAAGGGGGAGTGGACCTCGCCGACGTCCCCATCGAATTTATTGGCAAGAGTTCGCAAGGTGGCGATCGCGAAGAGGATCGGTCCCGACAGGTGAAGAGTTCTCGAGGCTATCAGGCTGCCAAAGAACTGGTCTACGACGCGATTCAACGACGCGCGACCGACGTTCACCTGGAGCCGTCCGACGGCGAAATGGCGATTCGTCTGCGAATCGACGGCGTCATGTTCCCCGCTGAGCCGTTCGACATGGAAACGGGCAACGCGGTTATCAACATCTTCAAAGTCCTCGGCGCGATGGACATCACCGAGAAACGTCGTCCGCAGGACGGAAGTTTCCGGGCCGAGGTCGCCGATCGCTTCGTCGACTTTCGTTCTGCCACTCAAGGCACCCGCTACGGCCAAAAAATCAGCCTGCGATTGCTCGACCAAGGTAACGTGGTCGCGCAACTCGCGAAGCTTGGGATGCGTAAAGGGCTATACGAAAAAATCAGCAACGTCATCAGTGAGCCGCACGGCCTCATGCTGTGCTGCGGCCCGACTGGTGCCGGTAAGTCGACGACCCTTTACGCGGGCATCAACTCGATTGATCGATACGGCAAAAATATCATCACGATCGAAGACCCGGTCGAATATCGGATGGAGGGTGTCAACCAGATCGAGATCAACACGAAGGCGGGACAGACCTTCGCCGGAACCCTTCGCAGCGTGCTCCGGCAGGACCCCGACGTCGTGCTGGTCGGTGAAATTCGTGACGCCGAGACGGCCGGGATCGCCTGTCAGGCGGCGAATACCGGACACATGGTGCTCTCGACGATCCACGCCAACGACACGATTACGGCGTTGTTCCGCCTACTGGAATTGGGCGTCGAACCGTTCATGGTGGCGAACTCGTTGAGCGGATTGATTGGTCAGCGTTTGGTGCGTCGGCTCTGCCCCGATTGCCGGGTGGCGTATAAGCCGAAGCCGGAGTTCTTGCAGAAAGTCGGAATACCACCAAAGAAGGTCGACGTCTTCTACAAGCCGCCGGCAGGAGAGAATGACTGCGAGACTTGTGGCGGCACCGGGTTCCGAGGGCGGATCGGTGTCTACGAATTCCTGCAGATGAGCGACGAACTGAGCGATCTTGTTCGCGAGAAAGCCTCAATGAATGCGATTAAAGCAGAGGCCCGCAAGAACGGGATGCTCAGCATGCGGGAAGAGGGACTCCGGCTGATCGTGCGGGGAGTCACTTCGGTCGATGAATTGCTGCGAGTGGTCAAATAG
- a CDS encoding CvpA family protein yields the protein MIDILIVIVIAGVTWCVASGGAHGAVTTFFSTLFAAIIAMNFFEPIAGALSGALGMQADMVALLGIFAGLAFGFRFAADSLSPRFVAVHAYAHEGIRWVGGLMTGYLVAAMLLIAVHVSPFPERFLGFEPLRRNLFDISAPDRQFLGFFQYLTEKPFGSRNGRIFDGRTAVDWQVPRAAVDINPSEVVMPDFVVRYASRRGNLSGPAMIGPGAPSQSAPARSGPNF from the coding sequence ATGATCGACATCCTGATTGTGATCGTGATTGCCGGGGTGACCTGGTGTGTCGCCTCAGGCGGTGCCCATGGGGCAGTCACGACGTTTTTCAGCACGCTGTTCGCCGCGATCATCGCAATGAACTTCTTTGAGCCGATCGCCGGGGCGCTATCCGGCGCGCTCGGAATGCAGGCCGATATGGTCGCGCTGCTCGGTATTTTCGCGGGACTGGCGTTCGGATTCCGCTTCGCCGCCGATTCACTTTCGCCCCGCTTCGTCGCCGTTCACGCCTATGCCCACGAAGGAATTCGCTGGGTGGGCGGACTGATGACCGGGTATCTCGTCGCGGCCATGCTGCTGATCGCCGTACACGTTTCTCCTTTTCCGGAACGATTTCTTGGGTTCGAACCGCTGCGGCGGAATCTGTTCGATATCTCCGCGCCCGATCGTCAATTTCTCGGCTTCTTCCAATACCTCACGGAGAAGCCGTTCGGCTCGCGCAACGGGCGCATTTTTGACGGACGAACGGCCGTCGATTGGCAGGTGCCTCGCGCCGCCGTCGATATTAACCCGTCGGAGGTCGTGATGCCCGATTTCGTAGTCCGGTACGCGTCCCGCCGAGGGAATTTGTCGGGACCGGCGATGATCGGCCCCGGTGCTCCTTCGCAGAGTGCTCCCGCCCGCAGCGGACCGAACTTCTAA
- the hisF gene encoding imidazole glycerol phosphate synthase subunit HisF encodes MLAKRIVPCLDVHAGRVVKGINFVNLRDAGDPVEVAAGYEQQGADELVFLDITASHEERDIILDVVERTADQVFMPLTVGGGIRTLDDIRRLLNAGADKVSINSAAVKNPDFVRQAALRFGSQCIVVNIDPKRVEKRESSIESTDEVRDGELPEVWEVHINGGRKRTGLEAVSWAERVEELGAGEIVLTSMDADGTQNGYDIEMTKAVAAAVTIPVVASGGAGAPEHLYDVLTDGGADAALAASIFHYGTHPIPDVKRYLAERGVAVRMPVAS; translated from the coding sequence ATGCTCGCCAAACGCATTGTTCCCTGCCTTGACGTTCACGCGGGGCGGGTCGTCAAAGGCATCAACTTCGTCAATCTGCGTGATGCGGGCGATCCGGTGGAGGTCGCCGCCGGCTATGAGCAGCAGGGGGCGGATGAACTCGTTTTTCTCGACATCACGGCGAGCCACGAAGAGCGGGACATCATTCTTGATGTCGTCGAGCGGACCGCCGATCAGGTCTTCATGCCGCTGACCGTCGGCGGCGGAATTCGCACGCTCGACGACATCCGTCGGCTGCTCAACGCGGGGGCTGACAAGGTCTCAATCAACTCCGCAGCCGTGAAGAATCCCGATTTCGTCCGGCAGGCGGCGCTCAGGTTCGGCAGCCAGTGCATCGTGGTGAATATCGATCCGAAGAGAGTCGAGAAGCGAGAGTCGAGTATCGAGAGCACGGACGAGGTCCGCGATGGTGAGCTGCCCGAAGTATGGGAAGTGCACATTAATGGCGGGCGAAAGCGGACGGGGTTGGAGGCAGTTTCGTGGGCGGAGCGCGTGGAGGAACTTGGGGCGGGTGAGATCGTACTCACCAGTATGGATGCCGACGGCACGCAAAACGGGTACGACATCGAGATGACCAAAGCCGTCGCCGCGGCAGTGACGATCCCGGTCGTCGCCAGTGGGGGAGCTGGTGCCCCGGAACACCTCTACGACGTGCTGACTGATGGCGGAGCCGACGCGGCGCTGGCGGCGAGCATCTTCCACTACGGCACGCACCCCATCCCGGATGTGAAACGGTATCTGGCCGAACGCGGCGTCGCCGTGCGGATGCCCGTCGCGTCATAA
- a CDS encoding DinB family protein: MLELPRHIFDFNLALAERLAEGIEENELDLQPIANVNPPRWILGHLAIGADFIPQQLGQSGILEESWLKNFGPGSTAGQYSHEVPDKPELLQTLNRCHANAVKALDAVEGPELARVRSGEMLEDAFPTAGTMIAHLMTSHYAFHLGQLSAWRRMTGRTPLF, translated from the coding sequence ATGCTTGAACTTCCGCGGCACATTTTTGATTTCAATCTCGCTCTGGCCGAGCGGCTCGCCGAGGGAATTGAAGAGAACGAACTCGACCTGCAACCGATCGCCAATGTGAATCCGCCCCGCTGGATCTTGGGACATCTGGCGATCGGCGCTGACTTCATTCCACAGCAACTGGGGCAATCAGGCATTCTCGAAGAGTCCTGGCTCAAGAACTTTGGGCCCGGTTCCACGGCAGGGCAGTACTCCCACGAGGTGCCGGACAAGCCGGAATTACTCCAGACGCTCAATCGCTGCCACGCGAACGCGGTGAAAGCTCTCGACGCCGTCGAGGGGCCGGAATTAGCTCGGGTCCGGTCGGGGGAAATGCTCGAAGATGCGTTCCCGACCGCCGGGACCATGATCGCTCACCTGATGACCTCCCATTATGCGTTTCATCTCGGTCAATTGTCGGCATGGCGGCGGATGACGGGTCGGACCCCGCTATTTTAG
- a CDS encoding sigma-54 interaction domain-containing protein — protein sequence MFSRSRLWILLLALVTHAYAIAVLIYVASTPDIRIRCLLVDDQAEQSPGEQAEGVIIRGTPGLAVALPDAGRPQPGDRLLSLAGVPTYTLIDIFEANERTFDINDRKSWPVDAETEEVWAKFLINPIVVEANGPRMWVRAKYFSQAEQRTRTSYIEVQSTPWTDFAFTLAWLIPHLTLSAIAGLAWWNRPYDPVARMFFLMLTVTLGAYLGGFHWWTIANSVWLLAPFAVYGMLLPAVTLHFFLTFPQPYPPLQTPARRLLAIPYVVGLGGAFVIVAGIIAATVASGADSTTEQVTQNEYILRLLRTGVEGFLIFAGSLYLLSCVALIRGFIRTSESSVKSHSRLILIAAAFGLIPLAYVIGLAVFDRPTFAFGGARIPMLLIGLGFNIAYIAGIGQERLLVIDEILGRGSRYLGVTAAISVVFGLVIGLVSMTGHQENAGDTTEAAIQTSLVVAVVAVALLWIRDRLQGIVDRRFYRDKYQLDEAIGNVKRAFAGATDPESIGTQILKSCHEGLGVSSAALYRRDASSPYNYKLAAQNGVRQFASEVKVTPRFVSELQSGAIQRVPAALNDPTPVQAVLKQIPAARLVYGLPDSNGVATFVALGGKPNGGFSAEDLAFLDAVGQLTSALFAIRLQLDDELDRRDETIAVQARQMAALRSELELSYGRSLIVDRQDSEFRRDVIRGDSPAIAEVLNTVKKVSRTNATVLIRGESGTGKELLAQVLHENSSRKDGPFVKVHCASLAPSLLESELFGHVKGAFTGAHRDKVGRFESADGGTLFLDEIGDISLETQVKLLRVLQERCFEPVGGSESIRVDVRLITATNRDLESLIELGQFRDDLYYRLNVISLTVPPLRDRKEDIYELAYTFLHSTARKSGHAVRGISEAAFAMLMRHDWPGNVRELQNVMERAVVLADGDEIGPADLPAEMAALSRRNRIPAQQRSLKVARPPGQLEHRFDSTASPAKEDDALPPTASSDSAGDTSEQTQLVEALEATGGNKSAAARRLGIPRSTFFSKLKKYDMT from the coding sequence ATGTTTTCTCGAAGTCGACTCTGGATTCTGTTGCTCGCGCTGGTGACCCACGCCTATGCGATCGCCGTCTTGATCTACGTGGCATCGACGCCCGACATCCGGATTCGTTGCCTGTTGGTCGACGATCAAGCGGAGCAGTCGCCCGGCGAACAAGCCGAGGGCGTGATTATCCGCGGAACCCCCGGCTTGGCCGTCGCACTTCCGGACGCCGGCAGGCCTCAACCGGGTGATCGCCTGCTCTCGCTGGCGGGCGTGCCGACTTATACGTTGATCGATATTTTCGAGGCCAATGAACGAACATTCGACATCAACGATCGCAAGAGTTGGCCGGTCGATGCTGAGACCGAGGAGGTCTGGGCGAAGTTCCTGATCAACCCGATTGTGGTCGAAGCGAACGGCCCGCGGATGTGGGTCCGCGCAAAGTACTTCTCACAGGCTGAGCAGCGGACGCGAACATCATATATTGAGGTGCAGTCGACCCCCTGGACCGACTTCGCCTTCACCCTCGCGTGGCTCATCCCGCACCTGACGCTCTCGGCAATCGCAGGCCTGGCGTGGTGGAATCGACCGTACGATCCGGTCGCCCGCATGTTCTTTCTAATGCTGACCGTCACGCTCGGAGCTTATCTCGGCGGCTTTCACTGGTGGACGATCGCGAACAGCGTCTGGCTCCTCGCGCCGTTCGCCGTCTACGGGATGCTTCTGCCCGCGGTGACGCTCCATTTCTTCCTGACGTTCCCGCAGCCCTATCCGCCGCTTCAGACTCCCGCCCGACGATTACTGGCGATTCCGTACGTCGTGGGATTGGGTGGCGCGTTCGTGATTGTCGCCGGGATCATTGCCGCGACGGTCGCGTCGGGAGCGGATTCGACGACCGAACAGGTCACGCAGAATGAGTACATCCTGAGATTGCTCCGCACGGGAGTCGAAGGCTTCCTCATCTTCGCCGGCAGCCTCTATCTGCTTAGTTGCGTGGCGCTCATTCGCGGTTTCATCCGCACCTCGGAGTCTTCCGTCAAATCGCATTCCCGGCTGATCTTGATTGCCGCGGCTTTCGGTCTGATTCCGTTGGCCTACGTCATCGGACTGGCAGTCTTCGACCGTCCGACATTCGCCTTCGGCGGCGCTCGCATCCCCATGCTGCTAATCGGACTAGGATTCAATATCGCGTACATTGCCGGAATCGGGCAGGAACGACTCCTGGTCATCGACGAGATTTTGGGCCGAGGCAGCCGCTATCTCGGCGTCACCGCAGCAATCAGCGTCGTGTTCGGACTGGTGATCGGCTTGGTCAGCATGACCGGACATCAGGAGAACGCCGGCGACACGACCGAAGCGGCCATCCAAACGTCGTTGGTTGTGGCGGTCGTCGCGGTGGCTTTGCTTTGGATTCGTGACCGCCTGCAGGGCATTGTCGATCGACGTTTTTATCGCGATAAATATCAATTGGATGAGGCGATCGGCAACGTGAAAAGAGCCTTCGCTGGCGCGACCGATCCGGAGTCGATCGGTACGCAAATTCTTAAGTCGTGCCACGAAGGACTCGGCGTCTCGTCCGCGGCCCTTTATCGTCGGGATGCGTCAAGCCCGTACAACTACAAGCTCGCCGCGCAGAACGGCGTTCGTCAGTTTGCCTCGGAAGTCAAAGTGACGCCGCGATTCGTGAGCGAATTGCAATCGGGAGCCATTCAGCGGGTTCCGGCCGCATTAAACGACCCGACTCCTGTTCAAGCCGTCTTGAAGCAAATCCCGGCCGCCCGACTCGTGTATGGCCTGCCCGATTCCAACGGCGTTGCGACATTCGTTGCTCTGGGCGGCAAACCGAACGGCGGCTTCTCGGCCGAAGATTTAGCCTTTCTCGATGCGGTCGGGCAACTGACGTCCGCTCTGTTCGCGATCCGACTGCAACTCGATGACGAACTCGATCGACGTGACGAAACCATCGCGGTTCAAGCCCGGCAGATGGCCGCATTGCGATCTGAACTCGAGCTCTCGTACGGACGCAGCCTGATCGTGGATCGTCAGGATTCCGAATTCCGACGCGACGTCATCCGTGGCGACAGTCCCGCGATCGCGGAGGTTTTAAATACGGTCAAAAAAGTTTCGCGGACAAATGCGACCGTGTTAATCCGCGGTGAGAGCGGCACCGGCAAGGAATTGCTCGCCCAGGTCCTGCACGAAAATAGTTCCCGCAAAGATGGGCCGTTCGTGAAGGTGCATTGCGCATCGCTCGCCCCCTCGCTGCTGGAGAGCGAACTATTCGGTCACGTCAAAGGCGCTTTTACTGGGGCCCATCGCGACAAAGTCGGACGCTTCGAATCCGCTGACGGCGGGACGTTATTTCTCGATGAGATCGGCGACATCTCCTTGGAAACACAGGTGAAGCTGCTTCGAGTTCTGCAGGAACGCTGCTTCGAGCCAGTCGGTGGGAGCGAATCGATCCGCGTCGATGTGCGGCTGATTACGGCGACCAATCGCGACCTGGAATCGCTGATCGAACTCGGGCAATTCCGAGATGATTTATATTACCGGCTTAACGTGATCAGCCTCACCGTCCCGCCGCTCCGCGATCGCAAGGAAGACATTTACGAGTTGGCTTATACCTTCTTGCATAGCACCGCCCGAAAGAGCGGGCACGCGGTACGAGGTATTTCCGAAGCGGCGTTTGCGATGTTGATGCGGCATGACTGGCCCGGCAACGTGCGGGAACTTCAAAACGTCATGGAACGCGCCGTTGTCCTCGCGGACGGAGACGAAATTGGCCCCGCCGATCTTCCGGCCGAGATGGCCGCGCTGTCGCGACGAAATCGGATCCCGGCCCAACAACGCTCACTCAAAGTCGCTCGGCCGCCCGGTCAGCTCGAACATCGTTTCGACTCGACTGCGAGCCCGGCGAAAGAGGACGACGCATTACCGCCGACTGCGAGTTCAGACAGTGCAGGGGACACGTCGGAGCAGACTCAATTGGTCGAGGCACTTGAGGCTACAGGGGGGAACAAATCGGCCGCCGCCCGTCGCCTGGGCATCCCGCGCAGTACGTTCTTCAGCAAACTGAAAAAGTACGACATGACGTAA